CCGCGCTCGAGCGCCTGCCCGACGCTTTCCATTTCCCCGCCGCCGCCCGACGGTTCGGGGTTCATGACGGCATTGACGAATGCGATCGAATTTTTCAGCTTGTTGATCGCTTGTGCAGGCAGGTTTCCCTTCGTCCCGCCGCCCGTTTTATAGTCGACTTTCACCGCATCGATCCCCTTGCCTGGAGGCGCTTTGCCCATTTTGCCGTCCCCGAAGCGGATTTGTCCGCTTGTGCGGTGAATCGTATAATGGCGGTCTGTCCCCGAAGACGCGTACAACGTCCGCACGGCCTTCCATTTCACCCAGCATTTTTGGACGTGGCCTTCCGAATCGCGAACGACCCGTGCGGGGTACCCCCTCGCTTCAAGCAGCGCAATGTCCTGTTCGGCAACATGCCCCGTCTCGTCGACCCACACTTCCTCGGAAACGACCGGAATCCGGCTGAGTGCATAAAAAGCGCCGCCAGGCCCGGTTATTTTTTCCGGCAGCTCGCCGTTTACGCTTTCCTGCTGCGTCGCCCGGACCGTATTCAGATACAGGCCGTTTACGACAGGCAAAGGCTGGCCGGCCTCCTGGTTTTCCGCGAGACGGTTGCGGTTGACCGCCCGGATCCAATAAAGCTTTCTGCCGAATACGGAGGCGAACGCGAAATCCGCAGGCCCGGCGAACTGCACGGTGCCGCTTCTCGTGAGCCCTCCGGTATCGTCCGCCGTCTTCAGCTTGCCCCACCGGTTTCCTTCGCTTTGGGCGCTTAAGTACTCCCAATCGATCGCGAGCTGCTGCCCATTGCCGTACGCCTGCTCCTTCAGCGAAAAATAAAGGCCGATCGGCCCTTTTACCGGCGGCGACGCGAAACCCATATAAAAGGCCGGGCAGTCGCCATCGACCGCGACAAACGGCTGGATGAGCCGCCCCCCCAAAGCCGCCTCCGCCGTATGGTCCAGGTATTCCGCGTTATTTCCGGTTACACAGCCCGACGCAGAATACGACCGGTCCTCAAACTCGTACTGCAGATGTACACCGCCGATCCAGGGGGAAAGATATACCGGGTTGCCGGCCGTCGGCGTATCCATCGTCAGCATGCGCGCCCGAATCCAGTAATTGTACTGCGAATTGACGAAGGTTTCCGCGATATCGGCCGGACAGCGGAACCGGATCGTCCGCTCGCCCGCTTCGGGCCTGTCGAAAAGCTCTTCATATTCCGTACCGGAAAACAGCCTCACCCAACCGCTGCCGTTCCAATATTCCCAGATAACCCGGCGGATGCTGATTTCCGGGGGTGCCGGACGCTCAAACTGCGACCGTTTCATGATCGGCTTCCAGTCGATTTGCGGAGGCGGCTCGTTTTGCAGCACGTTCCTGCGGGTGCTTACTCCCAGCGTAACCGTAATCAAACCGTCTTTTTTGCTGAACGCTTCCTGGCTGCCGATGTAAAACACGCCGTACGGCGCGAAATATTCGCCGAAAGGGTAACAGCCCGACGCATTCAAGTCCATATCGTTGAAAAACAGACGGTCCGGCGCAAGGCCGGAGAAATCGAGCTTCGCAGCATGCTCCGCTTTGATGCGCAGCCGGTCGAACACGATCTCCTGCGCCCCGGCCTCGCCCATTCCGCCTTTGACCTTGCAGCGGATCCAGCGGCCTTCATCGCCTGCAACCTCCCGAAGGACGATCCGGCCTGCGGCGTTTTTTCGCAAAACGACCGAGCGACCGTTCGCGCTCACCGCATCAAAAGGCGTCCAGCCTTGCTGCGTACCGTAGGACCACTCGTAATGGGCGGTATCCGCCAGCTTCTGAACGGTCCCGGCTTCCGCATAACGCTGAAGCGAATTTTCGACGGTCAGCTCGATTTGCGAGCTGCCGTGTACGTTGAATATATCCGGATGGCCGACATACAGCGCATGCTCCTGAAGATTGTCTCCTTCCGAATAGCAAAACATCGTAAACGGCCGCCGTTCGCTGCCCGCCGCCACCTGATCGAAACGGTCCGATACGCGCGAAATGAAGTCGCGGCTCGCGCTCACCTGGTAGGCGTCGACGATGGCGGCCGGCGTCGCAAGCAGCGGCCGGTCCGTTTCGAAGATCACCTCTTCGCCGTCCTCGCCGCTCCCTGCCAGCGGGGTCCCTTGGGGAATGATTACCGGTTCCTTCGCGCCCTCGCTCAGCCGGAACGTCACATAAGCGGATGCCGGTTTTGCCGGCAGCTGAGATACGTTCAGCATATTGAGAAAGGCGATGAAGTTTTTGTTCGGGACCTCGTTCAGCCGTTTTATATTTTGTTGATACATTTGCGCAAACAGGAGAAAAAGCGCCGCCCCCGGGTCCGGATGATCCGGAGAAAATGTCCATTCCGGCGTATAATGCGGCACCATCTCTTTCATTTGCTCGATCAGCATCTCGGTTGTTCTCGGATCGATTTTGGGCGGTTTCACCTATTTCGTCCCTTCCTGCAAATAGAAAGGATAGACCAGGTTGAACAAATTGTTCGTCGAACGGACCGTGTAACGAATCGTCACAAGCAGCCGCTGCGGCATTTCCGGATCCGGGTTGGCTTGAACTTCCACATTCGTCACCCGCGGTTCCCATGCGAGTATCGCTTCGTGGATCGCCGTTTCGATCAGGTGCAGCGTCGTCCGGTCCGTCGTGCCGAAAACGTAGCGCTGTACGCCGCAGCCGAAATCGGCGCGCATGACCCGCTCTCCGGGCGATGTGCGCAATATAATGCGGATCGCCTCGGCGATATCGTCTTCGTGCTCCGCCATCCGGATACGGCCTGTCGCCCCGTCCACCTGCACCGGAAACTTCCAGCCCCGGCCGAGAAAATCTTTATTCATCCGACGTCTATCCTTTCCCGCTTGGCATCGCGTTAGCTTTTTCGCCGTATCAGTTGATTTTCACCATGCTGCCTTTAATGTTGACCATGCCGTCCGAATTGATATCTACGGAAGCGCCGCCCTTTAAGCTGAGGGTCGCGGAAGCCTCCACCGTCACCTGAGCGGCTTTGAGCGCGATCGACTTCGGGCTCGAAACCGTCACTTCCCCTTGACCGGTCATCTTGATCGTTGTCGATTGGCTCGTCAAAGCGATTTCGTTTGCGCTGCCGCCTTTGATTTCGATCTTATTTTTGCCGTTTTTGTCCGTAAGTTCGATTGAATCGGCCTTGTCGTCGATAACGATCTTCGTGCCGCCCGTCGTCGTAATCGTGATTTTACCAGCCGAGTCGGTATCGTCGAACGTCAGCTCGTGTCCGGCACGCGAGCGGATTTTCCGCAAATTGTTTTTATCGTCGCCTTTGGGCGCTTTTTGGGTCGGACTCCACAGCGTGCCGATGACGTAAGGCTGGCGGATTTCGCCCAAATGGAACGCGACAAGCACTTCGTCCCCCACCTCCGGCACAAAATAGCTGCCCCGGTCATTGCCTGCCATCAAGGTGGCGATCCGCGTCCAGTCGGTCTCGTTTTCCGTCTCCCGCAGCGGCAGCTTCAGCTTCACGCGTCCGAGGCCGTCGGGGTCCTGATTGTTAGTGACGATCGCCACCATGACGCCTTCCGCCTTTTGATATGTCCGTTCGCTTGCCGGAAAGCTGCGTTCCCATACGCTCATACCGCATTTCCCCCTATTCTGAAACGGGTAACGTACCCGAAGCTGTCGATCGTATGTGTCACCGCTTTTAAATAATAGGGCTGACTGAGCTTTTTTCCGAGCCCTTCCATCTTGACGTAGAGGCCTGCCATCATTTCCGGAATGCCGTCGCATTCCCCGTAGCCGGAAATCAGCTGCATCGCCCGGTAATTCAGGATCGCCGTCGCTTTATCCTTCGCTTCCTGCTCCGTGTCCACGTTCGTATAAACGTACTCCGTATAGCTGCCGAGCGAATTCAAAATGTCGGGCCCCGTCTTGGAGTTGGAGCCGAGCTTTTTCACCTGCCCGGATGTTCCTTCGAGCAAGGCCGTTTTCTTTACATCCCATCCGCGCACGACCACCTTGCCCACCTGGGCGGCGATGTTCATCTCGGGCGCGAAGCTGCGCAGCGTCTTCCCCCAGGCCAGCGTGACGACCGGAGACGTACTCTCCAAAGCCTTGCGAAAATACATCGTCTTGCCGACGATGAAAAAGTCGTAATTCAACTCTTTCGCCAGCTCGGAAATAAACTCGTAATCGCTGCATTCGTTTTGCGCAGTAATCTCGATCGGATCGCCCGTATCGTCGGCGACCACCTTCGATACATATTGCTTCCCAACCTCCGACACGATGTCGCTGATCTTCTTTTTCTCCCACGACTGGGATCTGACGCTGCGCATCATCAGAAACGACATGTCCATGCCGCGCACGATGATTTTCGGCAAATCGTCGGAAGGAAATTCGCACGATACGGACGTTATGAGGCCGTAGAGAACCGTCTCCAGCTTATCCACGTAACCCATGCGGATTTCCACGTACGTGCCTAGCGTAAACTCGCTGTCCAGCCACTGAAATTCCTGCTTTAACGGATCAAATGCGTTGACGACGGTGAATTCGAACGAGCTCGCCTCCGACTCAATGCTTGTCTCGACCGTCACCTGCGTGATGGCTGCCGTCAAAGCTATGTTGGTGCCGTTGATCAGTACCTCGAAGGTCGGCGCAAAAAAGCCGCCGTATTTTTTTTCAAGCTCTTCGAACGTAAACGTTTGGGTGGATAATGTC
The window above is part of the Paenibacillus hamazuiensis genome. Proteins encoded here:
- a CDS encoding baseplate J/gp47 family protein, with product MKPPKIDPRTTEMLIEQMKEMVPHYTPEWTFSPDHPDPGAALFLLFAQMYQQNIKRLNEVPNKNFIAFLNMLNVSQLPAKPASAYVTFRLSEGAKEPVIIPQGTPLAGSGEDGEEVIFETDRPLLATPAAIVDAYQVSASRDFISRVSDRFDQVAAGSERRPFTMFCYSEGDNLQEHALYVGHPDIFNVHGSSQIELTVENSLQRYAEAGTVQKLADTAHYEWSYGTQQGWTPFDAVSANGRSVVLRKNAAGRIVLREVAGDEGRWIRCKVKGGMGEAGAQEIVFDRLRIKAEHAAKLDFSGLAPDRLFFNDMDLNASGCYPFGEYFAPYGVFYIGSQEAFSKKDGLITVTLGVSTRRNVLQNEPPPQIDWKPIMKRSQFERPAPPEISIRRVIWEYWNGSGWVRLFSGTEYEELFDRPEAGERTIRFRCPADIAETFVNSQYNYWIRARMLTMDTPTAGNPVYLSPWIGGVHLQYEFEDRSYSASGCVTGNNAEYLDHTAEAALGGRLIQPFVAVDGDCPAFYMGFASPPVKGPIGLYFSLKEQAYGNGQQLAIDWEYLSAQSEGNRWGKLKTADDTGGLTRSGTVQFAGPADFAFASVFGRKLYWIRAVNRNRLAENQEAGQPLPVVNGLYLNTVRATQQESVNGELPEKITGPGGAFYALSRIPVVSEEVWVDETGHVAEQDIALLEARGYPARVVRDSEGHVQKCWVKWKAVRTLYASSGTDRHYTIHRTSGQIRFGDGKMGKAPPGKGIDAVKVDYKTGGGTKGNLPAQAINKLKNSIAFVNAVMNPEPSGGGGEMESVGQALERGPHYIVHRGRAIAANDFEWLAKEAYPNIAKVKCLPNMNARMEREYGCVTLVVVTQGGLGDALYFHEMKRKLEAYLLERAASVIAFPEYIQVIQPAYLEVSVIARLAVERMDDALAAETAAVEKLERFLDPIRGQTDGNGWEIGAVIHESFFYGLLKAVPHVRYVEDVTMSVVKIEAGERTPLNAGALPALAHGLVVSGKHRVIAIVS
- a CDS encoding GPW/gp25 family protein, whose translation is MNKDFLGRGWKFPVQVDGATGRIRMAEHEDDIAEAIRIILRTSPGERVMRADFGCGVQRYVFGTTDRTTLHLIETAIHEAILAWEPRVTNVEVQANPDPEMPQRLLVTIRYTVRSTNNLFNLVYPFYLQEGTK
- a CDS encoding phage late control D family protein translates to MAEPTLSTQTFTFEELEKKYGGFFAPTFEVLINGTNIALTAAITQVTVETSIESEASSFEFTVVNAFDPLKQEFQWLDSEFTLGTYVEIRMGYVDKLETVLYGLITSVSCEFPSDDLPKIIVRGMDMSFLMMRSVRSQSWEKKKISDIVSEVGKQYVSKVVADDTGDPIEITAQNECSDYEFISELAKELNYDFFIVGKTMYFRKALESTSPVVTLAWGKTLRSFAPEMNIAAQVGKVVVRGWDVKKTALLEGTSGQVKKLGSNSKTGPDILNSLGSYTEYVYTNVDTEQEAKDKATAILNYRAMQLISGYGECDGIPEMMAGLYVKMEGLGKKLSQPYYLKAVTHTIDSFGYVTRFRIGGNAV
- a CDS encoding phage baseplate assembly protein V encodes the protein MSVWERSFPASERTYQKAEGVMVAIVTNNQDPDGLGRVKLKLPLRETENETDWTRIATLMAGNDRGSYFVPEVGDEVLVAFHLGEIRQPYVIGTLWSPTQKAPKGDDKNNLRKIRSRAGHELTFDDTDSAGKITITTTGGTKIVIDDKADSIELTDKNGKNKIEIKGGSANEIALTSQSTTIKMTGQGEVTVSSPKSIALKAAQVTVEASATLSLKGGASVDINSDGMVNIKGSMVKIN